From a single Calothrix sp. NIES-2098 genomic region:
- a CDS encoding ATPase codes for MQPTNPNQFTEKAWEAIAHTPDIVKQYQQQQIESEHLMKALLEQEGLASGILTKAGVNLQKVRDRAEQFIQRQPKVSGSSTSVYLGRSLDTLLDRADAYRKEFKDDYISIEHLLLGYAKDDRFGKALFQEFGLDEGKLKNIIKQIRGSQTVTDQNPEGKYQSLEKYGRDLTEAARKGQLDPVIGRDDEIRRTIQILSRRTKNNPVLIGEPGVGKTAIAEGLAQRIVAGDVPQSLKDRKLIALDMGALIAGAKFRGEFEERLKAVLKEVTESGGNIVLFIDEIHTVVGAGATQGAMDAGNLLKPMLARGELRCIGATTLDEYRKYIEKDAALERRFQQVYVDQPSVVDTISILRGLKERYEVHHGVRISDSALVAAATLSSRYISDRFLPDKAIDLVDEAAARLKMEITSKPEELDEIDRKILQLEMEKLSLQKESDLASRERLERLEKELADLKEEQRTLNAQWQSEKDVITKIQAVKEEIDRVNLEIQQAERNYDLNRAAELKYGKLTDLHRKLEAAESELTRAQGTGKSLLREEVTEADIAEIISKWTGIPISKLVESEKEKLLHLEDELHRRVIGQDEAVTAVADAIQRSRAGLADPNRPIASFIFLGPTGVGKTELAKALAAYMFDTEEALVRIDMSEYMEKHTVSRLIGAPPGYVGYEEGGQLTEAIRRRPYAVILFDEIEKAHPDVFNIFLQILDDGRVTDAQGHTVDFKNAIIIMTSNIGSQYILDVAGDDLRYDEMRHRVLEAMRNSFRPEFLNRIDEFIIFHSLQKRELRQIVQLQADRLRQRLSDRKMSLRLSDAALDFLAEVGYDPVFGARPLKRAIQRELETQIAKAILRGEFHDGDSIFVDVQNERLSFSRLPVEVFTS; via the coding sequence ATGCAACCAACTAATCCAAATCAATTTACAGAAAAAGCTTGGGAAGCGATCGCCCATACCCCAGATATTGTTAAACAATATCAACAACAACAGATAGAAAGCGAACACCTGATGAAAGCGCTGCTAGAACAAGAAGGTCTAGCTAGCGGAATTTTGACGAAAGCGGGTGTGAATCTGCAAAAAGTCCGAGATCGCGCCGAACAATTTATTCAACGTCAGCCGAAAGTATCCGGTAGCAGCACTTCTGTTTACTTAGGACGCAGCTTAGATACTCTGTTAGATCGGGCGGACGCTTATCGTAAAGAATTTAAGGACGACTATATTTCAATTGAGCATTTATTGTTGGGTTATGCCAAAGATGACCGCTTTGGTAAAGCTTTATTCCAAGAATTTGGTTTAGACGAAGGCAAGCTAAAAAATATTATTAAACAAATTCGGGGGAGCCAGACAGTGACCGACCAAAATCCAGAAGGTAAATACCAATCGCTGGAAAAATATGGGCGTGACCTTACAGAAGCAGCCCGTAAAGGTCAACTCGATCCGGTGATTGGCCGCGATGATGAAATTCGCCGCACAATCCAAATTCTCTCTCGTCGCACCAAGAATAACCCCGTACTCATTGGCGAACCAGGTGTTGGTAAAACTGCGATCGCCGAAGGACTAGCACAGCGAATTGTCGCTGGCGATGTTCCGCAATCCCTCAAAGACCGCAAGCTGATCGCCTTAGATATGGGCGCTTTGATTGCTGGGGCCAAATTCCGGGGTGAATTTGAAGAACGCCTGAAAGCAGTATTAAAAGAAGTTACCGAATCTGGCGGTAATATTGTTCTATTTATTGATGAAATTCATACTGTTGTTGGCGCTGGTGCAACCCAAGGCGCAATGGATGCGGGTAACTTGTTAAAACCCATGTTAGCCAGAGGCGAGTTGCGCTGTATTGGGGCGACAACTTTGGATGAGTATCGCAAATATATAGAGAAAGATGCAGCCTTAGAAAGACGCTTCCAACAAGTTTATGTAGATCAGCCCAGCGTGGTAGATACAATCTCTATCTTACGGGGGTTGAAAGAACGGTATGAAGTTCACCACGGCGTGAGGATTTCTGATAGTGCTTTAGTCGCCGCTGCAACATTATCCAGTCGTTATATTAGCGATCGCTTCCTGCCAGATAAAGCCATCGACTTAGTAGACGAAGCCGCAGCCAGACTGAAAATGGAGATTACCTCCAAGCCAGAAGAACTTGACGAAATCGATCGCAAGATTTTGCAACTGGAAATGGAGAAGCTATCTCTGCAAAAAGAAAGCGATTTAGCTTCTAGAGAACGCTTAGAAAGGCTGGAAAAAGAACTCGCAGATCTCAAAGAAGAACAAAGAACTCTGAACGCCCAATGGCAATCTGAAAAAGATGTCATCACCAAAATTCAGGCGGTAAAAGAAGAAATTGACCGAGTTAACCTAGAAATTCAGCAAGCAGAACGGAATTACGACCTTAACCGGGCTGCGGAGTTGAAATACGGCAAGTTAACCGATTTACACCGCAAGTTAGAAGCCGCCGAAAGCGAACTGACACGTGCCCAAGGTACAGGAAAATCACTGCTGCGGGAGGAAGTAACTGAAGCCGACATTGCGGAAATCATTTCTAAATGGACAGGGATTCCCATCAGTAAGTTGGTGGAATCGGAGAAAGAAAAACTGCTGCACTTAGAAGACGAACTGCACCGTCGCGTCATAGGACAAGATGAAGCCGTCACAGCTGTAGCCGATGCGATTCAGCGATCGCGTGCTGGATTAGCCGATCCCAACCGTCCAATTGCTAGCTTTATTTTCCTAGGCCCCACAGGTGTTGGTAAAACCGAGTTAGCCAAAGCCCTAGCAGCATATATGTTCGACACTGAAGAAGCATTAGTGCGAATTGATATGTCTGAGTACATGGAGAAGCACACTGTTTCGCGCTTAATTGGTGCGCCTCCAGGATATGTTGGCTACGAAGAAGGCGGACAACTGACAGAAGCAATTCGCCGTCGTCCTTATGCAGTGATTCTCTTTGATGAAATCGAGAAAGCACACCCGGATGTATTTAATATCTTCCTGCAAATTCTCGATGATGGTCGCGTTACCGATGCCCAAGGCCATACGGTAGACTTCAAGAATGCAATTATTATCATGACCAGTAACATCGGTTCGCAGTACATTCTCGATGTCGCCGGAGACGATCTGCGCTATGACGAAATGCGCCATCGGGTACTAGAAGCTATGCGCAATAGCTTCCGTCCAGAGTTCCTCAACCGCATTGACGAATTTATTATTTTCCACAGCTTGCAGAAGCGGGAATTGCGGCAGATTGTACAGTTACAAGCAGATAGATTGCGTCAAAGACTTAGCGATCGCAAGATGTCCTTGAGATTATCTGATGCGGCTCTTGACTTTTTAGCTGAGGTTGGATACGATCCCGTGTTTGGAGCGCGTCCACTGAAGCGAGCAATTCAACGAGAATTAGAAACTCAAATTGCCAAAGCTATCTTGCGCGGCGAATTTCACGACGGCGACTCTATCTTTGTAGATGTGCAAAATGAACGCCTTTCCTTCAGCCGTTTGCCTGTTGAGGTGTTTACTAGCTAA
- a CDS encoding cyclase/dehydrase, translated as MSASPISDSIIIGSDMPLSQNEQKLLMQGEIFVRTESHTAWGGAVTAWMYVPLVRSQVWQQLTDYPRWVHYFPDITKSEVLSKGEVKRLYQAAQKAFLFFTAQVEIYLNVVEVLGQQIQFRMEKGTFEDFKANLELQDCGNGTLLAYNVRATPNLLIPSIIIQQAMNFELPANMRKMRQVLCKGQ; from the coding sequence ATGTCTGCGTCTCCTATCTCAGACTCAATTATTATAGGTTCGGATATGCCTTTGAGCCAAAACGAGCAAAAGTTGCTCATGCAGGGTGAAATCTTTGTTAGAACAGAATCGCACACGGCCTGGGGTGGTGCTGTCACAGCTTGGATGTACGTGCCACTAGTGCGATCGCAAGTATGGCAGCAATTAACTGACTACCCCCGTTGGGTACATTATTTTCCAGATATTACTAAAAGTGAGGTTCTGTCTAAAGGCGAGGTGAAACGCCTGTATCAAGCAGCACAAAAAGCTTTTTTATTTTTTACAGCACAGGTAGAAATCTACCTCAATGTTGTAGAAGTATTGGGGCAACAAATCCAATTTCGGATGGAAAAAGGGACTTTTGAAGACTTTAAAGCCAATTTAGAACTGCAAGATTGCGGTAATGGTACATTGCTAGCTTATAATGTCCGAGCTACGCCTAATCTGCTGATCCCATCTATTATTATTCAGCAAGCAATGAACTTTGAGTTGCCTGCGAATATGCGTAAAATGCGACAAGTGCTTTGTAAGGGTCAATAA
- a CDS encoding rubredoxin-type Fe(Cys)4 protein, whose translation MAKYICTICGYEYDPEVGDPDGGIEPGTAFEDIPEDWVCPACGATKDEFELVEE comes from the coding sequence ATGGCAAAGTATATATGTACTATTTGCGGCTATGAATACGATCCAGAAGTAGGCGATCCTGACGGTGGGATAGAACCAGGAACAGCCTTTGAAGATATCCCAGAGGATTGGGTATGTCCAGCTTGTGGGGCGACAAAAGATGAATTTGAATTAGTAGAAGAGTAA
- a CDS encoding sugar transferase, with translation MTIKTVTNTRLRDVPLDLRASVSIQVRKGLWWLRLTTLVSVDCAVLFAAWILAKYHTNAVDFSWQTPSSFSVIMMTVVIQIAALALQGNYQPGKKRYDYLNIIKTLTFAQGLILIVGFLYQPPINITRSTLIWSWLLSTSFVCAGRAAANMALEYLRHRQILGQSAVFIICEPEETEKIISFIKKEKRYIICGTASARCLDRYYRQETLEKLNQLGVTEVFIAWSAIKNRMFIRWLFQASGITVHLLSVEIKNIYRNVEFNQIGGITCLSLDCPILTSKDFWIKRSLDFCLAATVVLLLLPVYIAIAIAIKLDSPGSVFYRQTRIGLRGKPFQVWKFRTMRSDADKLQKELEALNETKDGIIFKIKNDPRITRVGSFLRRYSLDELPQLFNVLCGEMSLVGPRPLPTRDVDKFSEHHFIRHEVLPGITGLWQVSGRSDILDFEQVIKLDLNYIENWSLWLDFEILLKTVKVVLAKEGAY, from the coding sequence ATGACGATTAAGACTGTAACAAATACCCGCTTAAGAGATGTCCCCCTTGATTTAAGAGCATCTGTATCTATACAAGTAAGAAAGGGTTTATGGTGGCTACGACTGACAACACTGGTTTCAGTAGACTGTGCTGTTCTATTCGCAGCTTGGATATTAGCAAAATATCACACTAATGCTGTAGATTTTTCTTGGCAAACACCAAGTAGTTTTTCCGTCATAATGATGACTGTTGTTATTCAAATAGCCGCGCTAGCACTACAAGGTAACTATCAGCCTGGTAAAAAGCGTTATGACTATTTGAACATTATCAAAACGCTGACTTTTGCTCAAGGACTAATCTTAATTGTCGGCTTTTTATATCAACCTCCTATTAATATTACACGCTCAACATTAATCTGGTCTTGGTTGCTCAGTACATCTTTTGTTTGTGCTGGAAGAGCAGCAGCAAACATGGCACTTGAATATCTTCGTCATCGGCAAATTTTAGGACAGTCAGCTGTTTTTATTATTTGTGAGCCTGAAGAAACTGAAAAAATTATTAGCTTTATTAAAAAAGAAAAGCGTTACATAATTTGTGGAACAGCAAGTGCTAGATGCTTAGATAGATATTATCGCCAGGAAACTTTAGAAAAGCTCAATCAGTTAGGAGTAACAGAAGTTTTTATTGCTTGGAGTGCTATCAAAAACCGAATGTTTATTAGATGGTTATTTCAGGCATCTGGCATCACAGTTCATCTTTTATCGGTAGAAATAAAAAATATTTATAGAAATGTAGAATTTAATCAAATTGGCGGCATAACTTGTCTCAGCTTAGATTGCCCAATTCTCACCAGTAAAGATTTTTGGATCAAGAGAAGTCTGGATTTTTGCCTAGCTGCGACAGTAGTACTTTTATTACTTCCTGTCTACATAGCGATCGCTATAGCAATCAAGCTAGATTCTCCTGGTTCAGTATTTTACAGGCAAACGCGTATAGGTTTACGTGGTAAACCTTTTCAAGTTTGGAAATTCCGCACTATGAGGTCTGATGCAGATAAGTTGCAGAAAGAATTAGAAGCATTAAATGAAACCAAAGATGGCATTATTTTCAAAATTAAAAATGACCCTCGAATTACACGTGTTGGTTCGTTTCTTCGCCGATATAGTTTAGATGAATTACCTCAACTTTTTAATGTGCTATGTGGAGAAATGAGTTTGGTTGGGCCTCGTCCCTTACCTACCAGAGATGTAGATAAATTTTCCGAGCATCATTTTATTCGTCATGAAGTTTTACCTGGTATTACAGGACTTTGGCAGGTTTCAGGCAGATCCGACATCTTAGACTTTGAACAAGTGATCAAGCTAGATCTTAACTACATTGAAAATTGGTCACTTTGGCTAGATTTTGAAATTTTACTCAAAACAGTCAAGGTAGTTTTAGCAAAAGAAGGGGCATACTAG